In Candidatus Nitrosotenuis uzonensis, one DNA window encodes the following:
- a CDS encoding DUF427 domain-containing protein yields MKAIWNGVVLAESEKTIVVEGNHYFPPDSIKPEFFKKSETKTICGWKGVASYYSVQVADRTNKDCAWYYEEPTDAAKQIKNYVAFWNGVKII; encoded by the coding sequence ATGAAGGCAATTTGGAATGGTGTTGTACTGGCAGAAAGTGAGAAGACAATAGTAGTTGAAGGCAATCACTACTTTCCGCCCGATTCGATAAAACCAGAGTTTTTCAAAAAATCAGAGACAAAGACAATATGTGGTTGGAAGGGGGTTGCAAGTTATTACTCTGTTCAGGTTGCAGATAGGACTAACAAGGATTGTGCTTGGTACTATGAGGAGCCAACTGACGCAGCAAAGCAGATCAAAAACTATGTGGCGTTTTGGAACGGAGTTAAAATCATCTGA
- the egtD gene encoding L-histidine N(alpha)-methyltransferase produces the protein MRSKIQNKYTKVQLAPNCFIVKSNTLHSNDFSADIAYGLSRKNKFIHSKYFYDKNGSYLFDKICDLPEYYLTKKEMQILSEINKDLLEHLDGHNMVVELGSGAATKTRHIFETLSLLHQRIEYYPIDISDIVRESSQRLQDEFDNLHITGIVDQYENGLDYIRDISGKKLIVFFGSSIGNFDHAEATEFLKKVNLAMNKGDLFLLGIDLVKNKEILERAYNDSEGITRQFNLNLLCRINDELGGNFDIDSFEHVAIYNLQAKRIEMYLESKAEQQVSIQDIGMTINFRAGERICTEYSYKYTISQIRTMAKKAGFEIKSIWTDKQDYFALALFSKELKK, from the coding sequence ATGAGATCAAAAATACAAAACAAATACACCAAGGTTCAACTTGCGCCGAACTGCTTTATTGTAAAGTCGAACACTTTGCACTCTAATGATTTCAGCGCAGATATTGCCTACGGTCTGAGCAGGAAAAACAAGTTTATCCATTCAAAGTACTTTTACGATAAGAACGGTTCATACCTATTTGATAAAATATGTGATCTTCCAGAATACTATTTGACAAAAAAAGAGATGCAGATTCTGTCTGAAATCAACAAAGACCTTCTGGAGCACCTTGACGGACATAACATGGTAGTAGAGCTGGGAAGTGGTGCTGCAACAAAGACAAGACATATTTTTGAGACTCTTTCTTTACTTCATCAAAGAATAGAATACTATCCAATTGATATCTCCGACATCGTAAGGGAAAGTAGTCAGAGGTTACAAGATGAATTTGATAATCTACACATAACTGGCATAGTCGACCAATATGAGAATGGGCTTGATTACATCAGGGACATTTCTGGAAAAAAACTCATAGTGTTTTTTGGGTCTAGCATAGGAAACTTTGATCATGCTGAAGCCACAGAATTCCTCAAAAAAGTCAACCTCGCTATGAATAAAGGAGATCTTTTCCTTCTTGGAATAGATTTAGTAAAAAACAAAGAAATACTTGAGCGCGCGTACAATGATTCTGAGGGCATCACAAGACAATTCAATCTTAACCTACTATGCAGAATAAATGACGAGCTTGGTGGAAACTTTGATATCGACTCATTTGAGCACGTGGCTATCTATAACTTGCAAGCAAAAAGAATAGAGATGTATCTAGAATCAAAAGCAGAACAGCAAGTAAGCATACAAGATATTGGAATGACAATCAACTTTAGAGCAGGAGAGAGGATCTGTACTGAATATTCATACAAATACACTATATCTCAGATACGAACTATGGCCAAGAAGGCTGGATTTGAAATAAAGAGCATCTGGACTGACAAGCAAGACTATTTTGCCCTAGCATTGTTCTCAAAGGAACTGAAAAAATGA
- the egtB gene encoding ergothioneine biosynthesis protein EgtB gives MLATYSIVDKFKSLRATTLQIVCPLEKDDYTVQTAPYVSPPKWHLGHVSWLFEKILEQIDKDYKIHDVTFSKYLNSYYNKFGEQHDKASRGAVSRPTTEQIQRYYDLITQKIITFLNTVHLDASTEKIIELGIHHEYQHQELLVYDLQHILAEKYNPKIRNRRDDVLSVKQKQIHIEGGIYNLGYSGKEFCYDIELPEHKVYLNEYKIDAFPVTAGQYMEFIESGGYDDHRYWLSDGWNAVRKNGWTAPMYWYKQDGKWHINDFLGSRIVDPSEPVCHVSYYEADAYCKWAQRRLPTEAEWEKAACWNEERQIKTVFPWGDDSPSGNHANLLESYLWGPSKIGSFPQGASHYGCHQMIGDVWEWTSSEFVGYPGFKSGFSEYNDKWFTNQKVLRGGSFATPRDSIRASYRNFFRLDERWLFSGFRCADDV, from the coding sequence ATGCTTGCCACGTACTCTATTGTAGACAAATTCAAGTCGCTGAGAGCAACCACGCTGCAAATCGTATGCCCACTAGAAAAAGATGACTATACGGTACAAACTGCTCCGTATGTAAGCCCACCAAAGTGGCATCTTGGGCATGTCAGTTGGCTCTTTGAGAAGATTTTAGAGCAAATAGACAAGGATTACAAGATCCATGACGTGACATTCTCAAAATATCTGAATTCTTATTATAATAAATTTGGAGAGCAACATGATAAGGCAAGCAGGGGGGCTGTCTCAAGGCCAACTACAGAGCAAATACAAAGATATTATGATCTCATCACGCAAAAAATTATCACATTTCTAAATACGGTGCATCTTGATGCCTCAACTGAAAAGATAATCGAGCTTGGAATACACCATGAATACCAGCACCAAGAGCTTTTAGTGTACGATTTGCAGCATATTTTGGCTGAAAAATACAACCCTAAGATAAGAAATCGACGTGATGATGTTCTGTCGGTAAAACAAAAACAGATCCATATAGAGGGAGGCATCTACAATCTTGGATATTCTGGCAAAGAATTCTGTTACGATATTGAGCTTCCAGAGCACAAAGTCTACCTAAATGAGTACAAAATAGATGCCTTTCCTGTAACTGCAGGACAGTACATGGAGTTTATCGAGTCAGGAGGGTATGATGACCACAGATACTGGCTCTCGGACGGCTGGAATGCAGTACGAAAAAATGGATGGACTGCTCCAATGTACTGGTACAAACAAGACGGCAAGTGGCACATCAACGACTTTCTTGGCTCTCGCATTGTAGACCCATCAGAGCCAGTATGTCATGTTAGCTATTACGAGGCTGACGCCTACTGCAAATGGGCTCAAAGGCGCCTTCCGACAGAGGCAGAGTGGGAAAAGGCAGCTTGCTGGAATGAAGAAAGGCAGATCAAAACTGTGTTCCCATGGGGCGATGACTCTCCTTCTGGGAATCATGCAAACCTGCTAGAATCATACTTGTGGGGCCCGTCCAAAATAGGTTCATTCCCACAAGGTGCAAGTCACTATGGGTGCCATCAGATGATAGGCGATGTTTGGGAGTGGACATCATCCGAGTTTGTTGGATACCCGGGGTTCAAGTCAGGATTTTCCGAATATAATGATAAATGGTTTACCAATCAAAAAGTGCTCAGAGGTGGATCCTTTGCAACTCCAAGAGATTCCATTCGTGCAAGTTATAGAAACTTTTTCAGACTAGATGAGAGATGGCTCTTCTCAGGATTTAGGTGCGCAGATGACGTCTAG
- a CDS encoding DUF120 domain-containing protein, which yields MSELKIQHLITLTELLSKGAKHNFISITTSSLGKNIHKSQQAASKHLLELEEGGLIQRMMSGRKISVKLTKKGYDQIADMYNLIKNSLESSPSEIEIGGILVSGMGEGAYYMSLKGYTKQFKTKIGYVPFPGTLNIKIEKKEHIESLRQVNNMPGKQIDGFSDGKRTYGWVRCYSCTLNGKIPCNLIFLERTHHDLSVAELISEFDIRKKTGLKNGDRITITIPVS from the coding sequence ATGTCTGAGCTGAAAATCCAACATCTGATAACGTTAACTGAGCTCCTATCAAAAGGAGCCAAACACAATTTTATTTCAATTACAACTTCGTCTCTTGGAAAGAATATTCACAAATCTCAACAGGCAGCATCAAAGCATCTTTTAGAACTAGAAGAGGGTGGGTTAATACAGAGAATGATGTCTGGCAGGAAGATATCTGTAAAGCTGACCAAGAAAGGTTATGACCAGATTGCAGACATGTACAATCTGATAAAAAACAGCCTTGAGTCAAGTCCATCTGAGATTGAAATTGGCGGCATATTGGTTTCGGGGATGGGTGAAGGAGCATACTATATGTCGCTAAAAGGATACACAAAACAATTCAAAACAAAGATAGGATATGTACCATTTCCGGGTACGCTAAATATCAAAATTGAAAAAAAAGAGCACATTGAATCCCTGCGCCAGGTGAACAACATGCCTGGAAAGCAGATCGACGGGTTCTCTGACGGAAAGCGTACATATGGCTGGGTTAGATGTTACTCATGCACTTTGAACGGCAAGATTCCATGCAACCTGATATTTCTTGAGAGGACGCATCATGATCTTTCCGTGGCTGAGCTAATATCCGAGTTTGACATACGTAAAAAGACAGGACTCAAAAACGGCGACAGAATAACTATCACAATACCTGTATCCTAG
- the dnaG gene encoding DNA primase DnaG, whose protein sequence is MPQGGIVKYHVKLSFEVDGLVERADIIGAIFGQTEGLLGPEMNLNELQRVSKVGRIEVTTNSTTNTTTGDALIPMSTDVDTASLIAAAIESIDKVGPFDCKFRLTAIEDVRATKKDDIIKRAKEIKQQWATKTISEGETMLKDIHAGTSVSGKLTTYGRGKLPCGAGVFDSPWIILVEGRADVINLLRAGIDNALAIDGARIDESIKDLCDTKEKVVAFLDGDRAGGFILKELKSVVDIDVIHRAPEGVEVEELTPQQITDILKNTIEEMNNPKPKPSLSDPNDKPMAEIAEKTFSQVNETLEAIGLDANKKEVFKVPISELVSKLSVQSGIKYLILDGIVTQRLVDGAKQAGIECIIGHRIANLTNKDGISLKTFTELGVA, encoded by the coding sequence TTGCCACAAGGAGGAATTGTCAAATATCACGTTAAGCTATCCTTTGAAGTTGATGGACTTGTTGAACGTGCAGACATAATAGGTGCAATTTTCGGTCAGACGGAAGGACTCTTAGGACCGGAGATGAACCTAAACGAACTGCAACGAGTCTCAAAGGTTGGCAGAATCGAGGTAACGACAAATTCTACTACAAACACGACAACGGGTGATGCCCTAATTCCAATGAGCACCGACGTTGACACTGCATCTCTTATCGCAGCTGCGATAGAGAGTATTGACAAAGTAGGCCCATTTGACTGCAAATTCAGACTTACGGCAATCGAAGATGTACGTGCTACAAAAAAAGACGATATCATAAAAAGAGCCAAGGAGATCAAGCAGCAGTGGGCAACAAAGACAATCTCAGAAGGGGAAACGATGCTCAAGGACATACATGCTGGAACATCCGTGTCAGGCAAGCTTACCACATATGGAAGAGGAAAACTCCCATGCGGTGCAGGTGTTTTTGACTCGCCATGGATAATCCTGGTTGAGGGTCGCGCAGACGTAATCAATCTATTGCGTGCTGGAATCGATAACGCACTTGCAATTGATGGAGCGCGTATTGATGAGTCAATCAAGGATCTATGCGACACAAAAGAAAAAGTAGTTGCATTCTTGGACGGGGACAGAGCAGGCGGGTTCATCCTCAAGGAGCTAAAAAGTGTAGTAGATATTGACGTAATTCACAGGGCACCGGAAGGAGTGGAAGTTGAAGAGCTGACACCTCAGCAAATCACTGACATTCTCAAAAACACAATCGAGGAAATGAACAATCCAAAACCAAAGCCGTCACTGTCTGATCCAAACGACAAGCCGATGGCAGAGATTGCAGAAAAGACATTTTCTCAGGTCAATGAGACTCTGGAAGCAATAGGACTTGACGCAAACAAGAAAGAAGTCTTCAAGGTCCCAATCAGCGAACTGGTCTCAAAACTTTCGGTGCAATCTGGAATAAAGTACTTGATTCTAGATGGGATAGTGACTCAGAGATTGGTAGATGGCGCAAAACAGGCGGGAATTGAGTGCATAATAGGACACAGAATTGCCAACTTGACAAACAAGGATGGAATCTCACTCAAGACCTTCACTGAACTTGGCGTCGCGTAG
- the erpA gene encoding iron-sulfur cluster insertion protein ErpA — protein sequence MATEQTQKLITVTPKAAEMILSFMKEEAEKPEYLRVYVQGGGCSGLSYGMGFETKPEEDDTIIEEAGVKLLVDSYSQEHLKGANIDYIESLMGSGFKINNPNVTKSCSCGHSFSTE from the coding sequence ATGGCAACTGAACAAACACAGAAACTAATCACAGTGACGCCAAAGGCAGCAGAGATGATCCTCTCATTCATGAAAGAGGAGGCAGAAAAGCCAGAATACCTGCGAGTCTATGTTCAAGGCGGAGGATGCTCAGGCCTTTCCTACGGAATGGGATTTGAGACCAAGCCTGAAGAAGACGACACTATCATCGAAGAGGCTGGAGTAAAGCTTCTAGTTGACAGCTACAGTCAGGAACATCTCAAAGGAGCAAACATCGACTACATTGAGAGCCTAATGGGTTCAGGATTTAAGATAAACAATCCGAACGTAACAAAATCGTGCTCTTGCGGTCACTCCTTTAGCACAGAATAA
- a CDS encoding enoyl-CoA hydratase/isomerase family protein: MALVTTSKSNGVATVKINRPDKLNAMNMDVAREIISVFKELDQDAETKVIILTGEGDKAFSAGADIEYMSKITPDQSVEYAKLGQLLTATVEEVSKPTIAAVNGFALGGGCELAMSCDIRIAADTAKLGQPEVTIGIPPGWGGTQRLMRIVGIAKAKELVYTGKMIKADEAKEIGLVNSIVPLASLMEEANKLAQQIAANSVLGVKMSKVAINRGRNADLETGLGVELLAWRNCFTDPDREARMTAFVNKSKK; encoded by the coding sequence ATGGCTTTAGTTACAACATCAAAGTCTAATGGAGTTGCCACTGTAAAAATCAACAGACCTGACAAACTCAATGCAATGAACATGGATGTTGCAAGGGAGATAATCAGTGTCTTCAAAGAGCTAGACCAAGATGCCGAAACCAAGGTGATAATACTTACTGGTGAAGGCGACAAAGCATTCTCAGCTGGTGCTGACATTGAATACATGTCAAAGATAACACCTGACCAGTCAGTAGAGTATGCCAAGCTTGGACAGCTTCTGACTGCCACTGTAGAAGAGGTTTCAAAACCTACGATTGCAGCAGTTAACGGGTTTGCGCTCGGCGGAGGATGTGAGCTTGCCATGTCTTGCGATATAAGAATTGCAGCAGACACAGCAAAGCTTGGCCAGCCAGAAGTCACAATCGGAATTCCACCGGGATGGGGTGGAACACAGAGACTGATGCGTATAGTAGGAATTGCAAAAGCAAAGGAGCTTGTCTACACCGGAAAGATGATCAAGGCAGATGAAGCAAAAGAAATTGGACTTGTAAACAGCATAGTACCGCTTGCATCGCTGATGGAAGAGGCAAACAAACTGGCACAGCAGATTGCGGCAAACTCTGTACTCGGAGTAAAAATGTCCAAGGTTGCAATCAACAGAGGAAGAAATGCAGATCTAGAAACCGGCCTTGGAGTTGAACTCTTAGCTTGGAGAAACTGCTTTACCGATCCTGACAGAGAAGCTCGCATGACTGCCTTTGTCAACAAATCAAAAAAATAA
- a CDS encoding 3-hydroxypropionate--CoA ligase, with translation MSSTQKIFEETIKTSHKVITEEASKSILKTYGVKVPPYALVKSADEAVAAAKKIGYPLVMKIVSPQILHKTDVGGVKVGLDNDADVKKTFNDMYGRLSKKKGVEVKGVLLEKMVPKGIELIVGLQVDPQFGPVMMVGLGGVMTEVFKDVAFRMLPITTADAKSMLNELKSSKIFKGFRGSEPVDMNMLAKALVQIGKLGVDNAKYINSIDFNPVVVYPKSYFVVDAKIILAKEINKNAISKAKPDDSFMETFFTPQSVALVGASATPGKVGNSVLDSLAKHDYKGKVYPINPKAEEILGLKCYPSLEAINDKIDLVVVCVDLSVTPPVLEACAKKGVHNVVIVSGGGKELGGERADYESQIKSLALKHKIRIIGPNCIGMFNAANRLDCAFQGQERMVRAKLGNVALLSQSGTMGISFLETADSFGLSKMVSYGNRSDVDEADMIWYLANDPQTKVIALYVEGFGDGRKFINTAKRVMKEKKKPVVIWKSGRTEAGAKQAASHTGSLGGSNAIIMGAFKQAGIISVDSYQELAAVTKALAWQPPAKGNRAAMCSNGAGPMIGGIDHFERLGLELGKVTPKTLKELKEHFPPTYVIGKGNPVDVTGGANADDYRYTIQKFMDDPNIDIVMPWFVFQDDPLEETIIDYLGEFSRQRKKPILVGGNGGPYTQKVSALIEKQGVPVYDDIRNWVAAAAALAQWGKNS, from the coding sequence ATGAGCTCAACTCAAAAAATATTTGAAGAGACAATTAAAACAAGTCACAAAGTTATAACCGAAGAAGCATCCAAATCCATACTAAAGACATACGGGGTCAAAGTTCCACCATATGCTCTGGTAAAATCTGCAGACGAGGCAGTGGCAGCCGCAAAAAAGATCGGCTATCCACTGGTAATGAAGATCGTCTCACCACAAATTCTGCACAAGACGGACGTAGGCGGTGTAAAGGTCGGGCTCGATAATGATGCTGATGTGAAAAAAACATTTAACGACATGTATGGAAGACTCTCAAAGAAAAAAGGAGTCGAGGTAAAAGGAGTTCTTTTGGAAAAGATGGTTCCAAAAGGAATCGAGCTTATAGTAGGTCTGCAAGTTGACCCACAGTTTGGCCCAGTGATGATGGTAGGACTGGGAGGTGTAATGACCGAAGTGTTCAAGGATGTAGCATTCAGGATGCTACCAATTACAACCGCAGACGCAAAATCAATGTTAAATGAATTAAAATCATCAAAGATATTCAAAGGCTTTAGAGGCAGCGAGCCAGTGGATATGAACATGCTTGCAAAAGCACTTGTTCAGATTGGCAAGCTTGGAGTGGACAATGCAAAATACATCAACAGTATAGACTTTAACCCGGTGGTAGTCTACCCCAAGTCATACTTTGTAGTCGATGCAAAGATAATACTTGCAAAAGAGATAAACAAGAACGCAATATCTAAGGCAAAGCCGGATGACTCTTTCATGGAGACATTCTTTACCCCCCAATCCGTCGCACTGGTTGGCGCATCAGCTACGCCTGGAAAGGTAGGTAATTCTGTACTTGACAGCCTCGCAAAGCACGACTACAAAGGCAAGGTATATCCAATTAATCCAAAGGCAGAGGAGATTCTGGGGCTCAAATGCTATCCCTCACTTGAGGCAATCAACGATAAGATAGATCTAGTAGTTGTCTGTGTAGACCTATCCGTAACTCCGCCTGTACTTGAAGCATGCGCAAAGAAGGGAGTTCACAATGTGGTGATAGTGTCTGGTGGAGGAAAGGAACTTGGAGGCGAGAGAGCGGACTATGAATCTCAAATAAAGTCGCTTGCATTAAAGCACAAGATCAGGATCATTGGCCCTAACTGCATAGGAATGTTTAACGCAGCTAACAGACTTGACTGCGCGTTTCAGGGCCAGGAAAGAATGGTGAGGGCAAAGCTTGGAAATGTTGCACTTTTGTCCCAGTCTGGCACTATGGGAATCAGCTTCCTTGAAACCGCCGATTCATTTGGACTCTCAAAGATGGTCAGCTATGGAAACCGTTCGGACGTTGATGAAGCAGACATGATTTGGTACCTTGCAAACGATCCGCAAACAAAGGTAATTGCATTATACGTGGAAGGCTTTGGGGACGGACGCAAATTCATCAACACTGCCAAGCGTGTCATGAAGGAAAAGAAAAAACCCGTGGTGATATGGAAGAGCGGAAGGACAGAGGCAGGCGCAAAACAGGCTGCATCTCATACCGGCTCACTTGGCGGCTCTAACGCAATAATAATGGGGGCTTTCAAGCAAGCAGGAATAATTTCAGTTGACAGCTACCAGGAGCTTGCAGCAGTAACAAAGGCTCTTGCCTGGCAACCTCCAGCAAAAGGCAATAGAGCGGCAATGTGTAGTAACGGAGCAGGTCCAATGATCGGTGGAATAGATCACTTTGAGAGACTCGGACTCGAACTTGGCAAGGTAACACCAAAGACGCTCAAGGAGCTAAAGGAGCACTTTCCACCAACCTATGTGATAGGAAAAGGAAATCCAGTAGATGTAACCGGAGGCGCAAACGCAGACGATTATAGGTATACAATACAAAAATTCATGGACGATCCCAACATCGATATAGTAATGCCGTGGTTCGTTTTCCAAGACGACCCGCTGGAGGAGACAATAATAGACTATCTTGGCGAGTTCTCAAGGCAGAGAAAAAAGCCTATTTTGGTAGGTGGAAACGGAGGACCATACACACAAAAGGTATCTGCGTTGATTGAAAAACAGGGCGTTCCTGTATATGATGATATCAGAAATTGGGTTGCGGCAGCGGCCGCACTTGCTCAGTGGGGCAAGAACTCCTAA
- a CDS encoding type 1 glutamine amidotransferase yields MSDVLVIQNARLEGPGTIGDLLKADGFKIQTIFAKKEKIPKLNHAMVLVLGAPESANDDLKYLQNEIVLIQESVRAGVPVLGICLGSQLIAKALGARVYPGPKKEIGFYHDLIVEPKSKSHLFEGISSPFTVFHWHGDTFDIPDGAERLAYSDLYNQAFRYGSAVGVQFHLEVDRNIVRSWLENTTENINLPYIDPNKILSDIESEMPKIEKNMELFYKNFRSELGLTKV; encoded by the coding sequence ATGTCAGACGTACTTGTAATACAAAACGCTCGTCTTGAAGGTCCTGGAACAATAGGAGATCTCTTAAAGGCAGACGGATTCAAGATTCAAACCATATTTGCTAAAAAAGAAAAAATTCCTAAGCTTAATCATGCGATGGTACTAGTTCTGGGCGCTCCAGAAAGCGCAAATGATGATCTGAAATACTTGCAGAATGAGATTGTACTCATACAGGAATCAGTGCGTGCAGGCGTGCCGGTGCTTGGTATATGCCTTGGCTCACAACTTATTGCAAAAGCTCTTGGTGCTAGAGTGTATCCAGGACCAAAAAAGGAAATCGGCTTCTACCATGATCTTATCGTAGAGCCCAAATCAAAATCGCATCTTTTTGAGGGAATAAGCAGCCCATTCACCGTGTTTCATTGGCATGGTGATACATTTGATATTCCAGATGGAGCCGAGCGCCTTGCGTATTCTGATCTGTATAATCAGGCGTTTCGATATGGGAGCGCAGTCGGTGTACAGTTCCACCTTGAGGTAGACAGGAACATTGTACGGTCCTGGCTTGAGAACACTACGGAAAACATCAATCTTCCATACATTGACCCGAACAAAATTCTCTCAGATATTGAATCCGAAATGCCCAAAATTGAAAAAAACATGGAATTGTTTTACAAGAATTTCCGATCGGAGCTAGGACTGACCAAAGTTTAA
- a CDS encoding Glu/Leu/Phe/Val family dehydrogenase, with amino-acid sequence MVQGDPWKNALKQLDDACSILKIDKGVRDYLAEPNKVLRVKLPVKMDNGKIRVFIGFRSQHNNDRGPYKGGIRFFDPEGGLEYMEKEVKALSAWMTWKCAVVDVPLGGGKGGIYVNPKKEKLSENELERLTRRFAFAISEIIGPKKDIPAPDVYTTGKEMAQIMDVYSKLSGMENEPGVITGKPIALGGSLARNVATGLGCAYCIREAAKTIGLKLKGAKIVIQGYGNAGTFAAEYLEKMGAKIIAVSDSKGAIINPKGLDSKKVLEYKNKTGSVVGYPGSKKISTEELLTTKCDVLVPAALENQINANIAKKLQCKIIAEAANGPTMPEADPIIYGKKIMVLPDILANSGGVCISYLEWVQNNMGYYWTFDEVAKKMEDHITRGFKDTLALSRKYKIDMRRAAMVLAVNRVVEAFKAKGLWP; translated from the coding sequence TTGGTTCAGGGAGATCCATGGAAGAATGCTCTAAAACAACTTGATGATGCTTGCTCGATATTGAAAATCGACAAGGGAGTACGAGACTATCTTGCGGAACCAAACAAAGTGTTGCGTGTGAAACTTCCTGTAAAGATGGACAACGGAAAAATCCGAGTCTTCATAGGATTTAGAAGCCAGCACAACAATGATCGAGGCCCGTACAAGGGCGGTATCAGATTCTTTGATCCGGAAGGAGGACTAGAGTACATGGAAAAGGAGGTCAAAGCATTATCTGCTTGGATGACCTGGAAGTGTGCTGTAGTTGATGTTCCTCTGGGCGGAGGCAAGGGCGGAATCTATGTCAATCCAAAAAAGGAAAAACTCAGTGAGAATGAGCTGGAGAGACTGACAAGAAGATTCGCATTTGCAATTTCTGAAATCATCGGTCCAAAAAAGGACATTCCTGCACCTGATGTATACACAACAGGCAAGGAAATGGCCCAGATCATGGATGTGTACAGCAAACTCTCTGGCATGGAAAACGAGCCTGGCGTAATCACAGGAAAACCAATAGCGCTTGGCGGTTCGCTTGCAAGAAATGTTGCAACAGGTCTTGGATGTGCGTACTGCATACGTGAAGCAGCAAAGACAATCGGATTGAAGCTCAAAGGCGCCAAAATAGTCATACAGGGATATGGCAATGCAGGTACTTTTGCAGCTGAATACCTTGAGAAGATGGGCGCAAAAATAATCGCAGTCTCAGACTCCAAGGGAGCAATCATTAATCCAAAAGGTCTTGACTCAAAAAAAGTATTAGAATACAAAAACAAGACTGGCTCTGTTGTAGGCTATCCGGGAAGCAAAAAGATTTCAACTGAGGAACTGCTAACCACAAAATGTGATGTGTTAGTTCCTGCAGCTCTTGAAAACCAGATTAATGCAAACATTGCAAAAAAACTCCAATGCAAAATAATTGCTGAAGCTGCAAACGGCCCAACTATGCCTGAAGCAGATCCAATTATCTATGGCAAAAAGATTATGGTGCTTCCGGACATACTTGCAAACTCTGGCGGTGTTTGTATCTCATATCTTGAATGGGTACAGAACAACATGGGATACTATTGGACGTTCGATGAGGTTGCAAAAAAGATGGAAGATCACATAACGCGAGGATTCAAGGACACACTTGCCTTGTCAAGAAAATACAAAATCGATATGAGGCGCGCCGCAATGGTGTTAGCAGTAAACCGGGTTGTTGAAGCATTCAAAGCTAAAGGCCTTTGGCCATAA